The window CTTAACAAAAGCGGGCACCCCGGGGAGAGACGCAGCTTTTTCAAGGTAAGGGAGCGCACGCTGAGCATCCTTCTTGTGATAGTAATAATTGAAGCCGATGTAGAAGGGATACTGCCATCGGTCGGGATACGCTTCGATCCCCCTCTCTAGAATTTTGTTCGCCTCTTCAATCTGAGAGGCTTCCAGCGACAGAACAATCCCCCCGAAATAGTAGGGAAAATCAAATCGAGGATCCAAATCGATAATGAGGTTCAGCATATGAGCGAGCCAGGGATATTGCTTGTCCGACATAAAATGGCCGCCGAAATAAGAAATCGTCTTCATCCAAAGAAGGTCGGCCACCACCTGATCATATCCCAAGGCAAGCGGCTTCAAATATTTTCCGGAAGGAAGATAGAGCAATGATTCTCCATGAACAGGCTGATAGGTCACCAATTTCCGCTGTGTTTGAACGAGACCGAAAAGCAACGTCGCCGCCATACAGACGGCCAGGACTCCTTTCTTACCCTCAGATTTAATTCTGATCATGACTAATTCAATCCTACAGAATTCATTTCGCGATTCAAGGAAAGCGCTCATCCATTCGACTTTTGGCGACTTGCCGAGTCAACGTATAGTATAGCCAAAATTTTAAAAAAAACGATGCCCCACCTTTTCAGAATAGGATAAAAGAAAGTTATCCGCCGGAATTTTTCGTTGTTCTCAACCAGGCTTGGAACATGAGCAAATTCCACAAGAGATACTGCCGATTCCACTTTCCGGAGAGGTGCCCCTCCCAGAGACGGCGAACCTTTTCCGGATGAAAAAAACCGTCACGCCGAAGCTGCTCTTGATTGAGAAGGGCCTCCCCCCATTCCCGGAGCGGGCCGCGGAGCCAAACATCGAGGGGGATTCCAAAACCCATTTTGGGGCGCTCGAACAATTCGGACGGAACATATTTTTTCAGTATTCGACAGAGCGGCGCTTTCCCTTTTCCGTCTTGGATTTTTATGGAGAGGGGGAGACGCCGCGCGAATTCAACGACACGATGATCCAAGAGGGGGACCCTCGCCTCAAGGCTGACCCCCATACTCGCCCGGTCGACCTTGGTCAAAATATCTTCCGGCAAATAGGTCAACGTATCGAGATACATCATCTGCTCGATAAAATGGGGCGTCTTGATACATGCGCCGGGATCGCTGAACACCGTCGACGGCTCGACCGCATCAAGAACAAAGTCGGCCGGCTTATTCGTATGGGAGATGGCAGCGTGGTACATTGCTTCCGCCCCTTCGACCTTCAGAATCCCAGCGAGCCGCTCCGCTTTATCACTCATAAATGGGATGAAAGGAGACACCCCCTCGATTCCTCCGGCGGTCACGCCTCTGATCCCCTTGGGAATCGATCCGATCAAATTCCAAAGCCGCTGCGCGATAAAATATCGCCGATATCCCCCAAAAAGCTCATCCCCGCCGTCGCCGGAGAGACTCACCGTCACATGTTGACGCGCCAGTTTAGAAATAAGAAAGGTTGGAATCTGAGAAGAATCGGCGAAAGGCTCATCATAGAGAATCGGCAAGGATGGAATGGTGGCCATCGCCTCTTCGGGGGTGACATAAAGCTCGGTGTGATCGGTCTCCAGATGCTGCGCGACCGCCTTTGCATGGTCCGCTTCATTATAAGCCCTTTCGCTGAAGCCGATCGTAAAGGTCTTCACCGCTTGTTTGCTTTGCGCCTGCATCAGCGCCACCACGGTGGAGGAGTCGATTCCGCCCGAGAGGAACGCTCCCAGGGGAACATCGGCCTCCATCCTCATCTTGACCGCATCCTTCAAAAGGGTTTCCAACGCGTCGGCGGCTTCCTCGGCGGAGCCTTCGAACGGATGCGCCATCCCCGCTTCGGCCACCTCCCTGAACGACCAATAAGGCACGGGCGGTGGCAGCGATCG of the Candidatus Manganitrophus noduliformans genome contains:
- a CDS encoding tetratricopeptide repeat protein; this translates as MIRIKSEGKKGVLAVCMAATLLFGLVQTQRKLVTYQPVHGESLLYLPSGKYLKPLALGYDQVVADLLWMKTISYFGGHFMSDKQYPWLAHMLNLIIDLDPRFDFPYYFGGIVLSLEASQIEEANKILERGIEAYPDRWQYPFYIGFNYYYHKKDAQRALPYLEKAASLPGVPAFVKSLVARLYEKSGKEEEALHFYEEIYRNTTDEMIRQKIKEKIDRIKSGAEDENTRH
- the asnB gene encoding asparagine synthase (glutamine-hydrolyzing) codes for the protein MCGLSGCLDISLQRSPGELESIVTRMADALAHRGPDDRGVWVDAEAGIALGHRRLSIIDLSPEGHQPMASASGRYIIAFNGEVYNFRGLRQELEGSGGRFRGHSDTEVMLEAISRWGVEGAVRRLNGMFAFALWDRKERRLHLVRDRLGEKPLYYGWMGSAFLFGSELKSLCAHPEFRGEVDRSVLALYLRHNYIPAPYSIYKGIYKLPAGMMLNLNLSAGRSLPPPVPYWSFREVAEAGMAHPFEGSAEEAADALETLLKDAVKMRMEADVPLGAFLSGGIDSSTVVALMQAQSKQAVKTFTIGFSERAYNEADHAKAVAQHLETDHTELYVTPEEAMATIPSLPILYDEPFADSSQIPTFLISKLARQHVTVSLSGDGGDELFGGYRRYFIAQRLWNLIGSIPKGIRGVTAGGIEGVSPFIPFMSDKAERLAGILKVEGAEAMYHAAISHTNKPADFVLDAVEPSTVFSDPGACIKTPHFIEQMMYLDTLTYLPEDILTKVDRASMGVSLEARVPLLDHRVVEFARRLPLSIKIQDGKGKAPLCRILKKYVPSELFERPKMGFGIPLDVWLRGPLREWGEALLNQEQLRRDGFFHPEKVRRLWEGHLSGKWNRQYLLWNLLMFQAWLRTTKNSGG